From one Streptomyces sp. CA-210063 genomic stretch:
- a CDS encoding DeoR/GlpR family DNA-binding transcription regulator, whose product MLAERRHQLILRALRSGGTASVIDLAEQLDSSAATIRRDLLKLEADGLLTRVHGGAVIDEERTPFNEAAEVLVAEKDAIAAQAATMIEDGQSIILDSGTTVHRLASQLHGRRLTVITNNLAVYDELIDDENIDLMLLGGMVIRESRMLDGFMAEDNLRQVHADWLFMGACGLRPGGQVMDTTVAEVPARRAMIAAGDKVVLLADRSKFPGNGMVKICGPEDLDALITNAPEGDATCVTLREAGVRVIPTAPATADG is encoded by the coding sequence GTGCTGGCTGAACGACGACACCAACTCATCTTGCGCGCCCTGCGATCCGGCGGCACCGCCTCCGTGATCGACCTCGCCGAGCAGCTCGACTCCAGCGCGGCGACCATCCGCCGTGACCTCCTCAAACTGGAGGCGGACGGGCTGCTCACCCGTGTCCATGGTGGCGCGGTCATCGACGAGGAGCGAACTCCCTTCAACGAGGCCGCCGAGGTTCTGGTGGCGGAGAAGGACGCCATCGCCGCCCAAGCGGCCACGATGATCGAGGACGGCCAGTCGATCATTCTCGACAGCGGTACAACGGTCCATCGGCTGGCATCTCAGTTGCACGGTCGTCGGCTCACCGTGATCACCAACAACCTCGCCGTGTATGACGAACTCATCGACGACGAGAACATCGACCTGATGCTGCTCGGGGGCATGGTCATCCGTGAGTCACGCATGCTGGACGGTTTCATGGCGGAGGACAACCTCCGCCAGGTTCACGCCGACTGGTTGTTCATGGGCGCTTGTGGCCTCCGCCCCGGGGGCCAGGTCATGGACACCACCGTGGCCGAGGTGCCCGCCCGACGCGCCATGATCGCCGCCGGTGACAAGGTGGTGCTCCTGGCTGACAGGAGCAAGTTTCCGGGAAACGGCATGGTGAAGATCTGTGGCCCCGAGGATCTGGACGCGCTCATCACCAACGCACCGGAAGGCGACGCGACTTGTGTGACCCTGCGCGAGGCCGGCGTGAGGGTCATACCGACAGCTCCGGCCACAGCCGACGGCTGA
- a CDS encoding DNA-binding response regulator, with product MTEIVTIRGDLELLTRTEHVFSSVQEEFICAARDLDTWPRPEARRSAQARLRNSGGTHRIRKLLSPSALADEPSREHLTELADRGAQVRIAATALPHETIIIDHRFAILAGLHAPGGREYTLTTAPTLVGSVYALFEAAWETATDLKAFLRGDQPPLDADSRNVLRALGSGATDETAARQLGMSLRTYRRRVAELLDAFDAGSRFQAGVRAGELGLSG from the coding sequence GTGACAGAGATCGTGACGATCCGCGGTGACCTGGAACTCCTCACCCGTACCGAGCATGTCTTCTCCTCCGTCCAGGAGGAGTTCATCTGCGCCGCCCGCGATCTCGACACCTGGCCCCGCCCCGAGGCCCGGCGGAGCGCCCAGGCCCGGCTACGGAACAGCGGTGGCACTCACCGGATCCGTAAGCTGCTCAGCCCTTCCGCCCTGGCGGACGAACCCAGCCGCGAGCACCTGACCGAACTCGCCGACAGGGGCGCCCAGGTGCGGATCGCCGCGACCGCTCTCCCCCACGAGACGATCATCATCGACCACCGCTTCGCGATCCTCGCCGGCCTGCACGCCCCCGGCGGCCGCGAGTACACCCTCACCACCGCCCCCACCCTGGTGGGCAGCGTCTACGCCCTGTTCGAAGCCGCCTGGGAGACCGCCACCGACCTCAAGGCCTTCCTGCGCGGCGATCAGCCCCCACTCGATGCCGACAGCCGAAACGTCCTACGCGCACTCGGCTCGGGCGCTACCGACGAGACGGCCGCCCGGCAACTCGGCATGTCCTTGCGAACCTATCGCCGCCGGGTCGCCGAACTGCTCGATGCCTTCGACGCGGGGTCGCGATTCCAGGCGGGGGTGCGGGCGGGTGAGCTGGGGCTGAGCGGCTAG
- a CDS encoding oxidoreductase gives MSNDFHLGGDLPINRLGFGAMRLPTNSFHGPARDPEAGRTVLRRAVELGVDHIDTAAFYISGDATVRANALIREALHPYPADLVIATKVGPLRTPAGGLAATTDPAHIRPLVEENLETLGVDRLDLVYLRIGGVEPPPHGESVAERFEVLAALREEGLIRHLGLSNIDAGHLAEARTIAPVAAVQNHFHAAKRDDTELLAACEEAGIAYVPFFPLGGGISELTGDRITEVAERHDATVPQIALAWLLASSPVTLAIPGTGSLAHLEENIAAGSIALTPEDLADLS, from the coding sequence ATGAGCAATGACTTCCACCTTGGTGGCGACCTTCCGATCAACCGGCTCGGCTTCGGGGCCATGCGCCTGCCCACGAACAGCTTCCACGGCCCGGCCCGCGATCCCGAGGCCGGTCGTACCGTCCTGCGCCGTGCCGTGGAACTGGGCGTCGACCACATCGACACCGCCGCCTTCTACATCAGCGGCGACGCCACCGTTCGAGCCAACGCCCTCATCCGCGAGGCCCTCCACCCCTACCCGGCCGACCTGGTCATCGCCACGAAGGTGGGCCCGCTCCGCACCCCTGCGGGCGGTCTGGCCGCGACCACCGACCCCGCGCACATCAGGCCGCTGGTCGAGGAGAACCTCGAAACCCTCGGCGTCGACCGCCTCGACCTCGTCTACCTGCGCATCGGGGGCGTAGAGCCGCCCCCGCACGGCGAATCCGTCGCCGAGCGCTTCGAGGTCCTGGCCGCGCTGCGTGAGGAGGGACTGATCCGCCACCTCGGCCTGAGCAACATCGACGCCGGCCACCTCGCCGAGGCCCGCACGATCGCACCCGTCGCAGCCGTCCAGAACCACTTCCACGCCGCCAAGCGCGACGACACCGAACTGCTGGCCGCCTGCGAGGAGGCCGGCATCGCCTACGTCCCGTTCTTCCCGCTGGGCGGGGGCATCAGCGAACTCACGGGCGACCGCATCACCGAGGTCGCGGAACGCCACGACGCCACGGTGCCGCAGATCGCCCTGGCCTGGCTGCTCGCCTCGTCGCCCGTCACCCTGGCCATTCCCGGCACCGGTTCCCTCGCGCATCTGGAGGAGAACATCGCCGCCGGGTCGATCGCCCTCACCCCGGAAGATCTCGCCGACCTCTCTTGA
- a CDS encoding alpha-amylase: MASRTLSGALALAAAASIALAVPTGTAYASPPGTKDVTAVLFEWSFASVAKECTNTLGPNGYGYVQVSPPAEHIQGSQWWTSYQPVSYKIAGRLGDATAFQNMVNTCHAAGVKVVVDTVVNHMSAGSGTGTGGSSYTKYNYPGLYSSFDFDDCTATIGDYTNRANVQDCELVTLADLDTGEEYVRSAIAGYMNSLLGYGVDGFRIDAAKHIPAADLANIKSRLSNTSVYWKQEAIYGAGEAVQPSEYTGNGDVQEFRYAFDLKRVFNNENLAYLKNYGEGWGYMSSSVAGVFVDNHDTERNGSTLNYKDGANYTLANVFMLAYPYGAPDINSGYEFSSTDAGPPNGGTVNACWQDGWKCQHAWPEIMRMVAFRNATRGEAVTNWWDNGNDAIAFGRGGKGFVAINHESGSLSRTYQTSLAAGTYCNVQNNTTVTVNSSGQFTATLGSNTALAIYAGKSSC; the protein is encoded by the coding sequence ATGGCCAGCAGAACGCTCTCCGGCGCGCTCGCCCTCGCGGCGGCCGCGTCCATCGCGCTCGCCGTCCCCACCGGCACCGCGTACGCCTCCCCGCCCGGAACCAAGGACGTCACCGCCGTCCTCTTCGAGTGGAGCTTCGCCTCCGTCGCCAAGGAGTGCACCAACACCCTCGGCCCGAACGGCTACGGGTACGTCCAGGTCTCCCCGCCCGCCGAGCACATACAGGGCTCGCAGTGGTGGACGTCGTACCAGCCCGTCAGCTACAAGATCGCCGGACGGCTCGGCGACGCCACCGCCTTCCAGAACATGGTCAACACGTGTCACGCGGCCGGCGTCAAGGTCGTCGTCGACACGGTCGTCAATCACATGTCGGCGGGCAGCGGCACGGGAACCGGCGGCTCGTCGTACACGAAGTACAACTACCCCGGCCTCTACTCCTCCTTCGACTTCGACGACTGCACCGCCACCATCGGCGACTACACCAACCGCGCCAACGTCCAGGACTGCGAGCTTGTCACGCTCGCCGACCTCGACACCGGCGAGGAGTATGTGCGGTCCGCCATCGCCGGGTACATGAACAGCCTCCTCGGGTACGGCGTCGACGGCTTCCGGATCGACGCCGCCAAGCACATCCCCGCCGCCGACCTCGCCAACATCAAGTCGCGGCTGAGCAACACGTCCGTGTACTGGAAGCAAGAGGCCATCTACGGGGCCGGGGAGGCCGTCCAGCCGAGCGAGTACACGGGCAACGGGGACGTACAGGAGTTCCGGTACGCCTTCGACCTCAAGCGGGTCTTCAACAACGAGAATCTCGCCTACCTCAAGAACTACGGCGAGGGCTGGGGCTACATGAGCAGCTCCGTCGCCGGCGTCTTCGTCGACAACCACGACACCGAGCGCAACGGCAGCACTCTGAACTACAAGGACGGAGCCAACTACACTCTGGCCAACGTCTTCATGCTGGCCTACCCGTACGGCGCGCCCGACATCAACTCCGGCTACGAGTTCTCCTCCACCGACGCCGGGCCGCCCAACGGCGGTACGGTCAACGCCTGTTGGCAGGACGGGTGGAAGTGCCAGCACGCCTGGCCGGAGATCATGCGCATGGTGGCCTTCCGCAACGCCACCCGCGGTGAGGCCGTCACCAACTGGTGGGACAACGGCAACGACGCCATCGCCTTCGGCCGTGGTGGCAAGGGCTTCGTGGCCATCAACCACGAGTCCGGCAGCCTCAGCCGTACGTACCAGACCTCCCTCGCGGCCGGCACGTACTGCAACGTGCAGAACAACACGACGGTCACTGTGAACAGCTCCGGCCAGTTCACCGCCACCCTCGGCTCCAACACGGCCCTGGCCATCTACGCCGGCAAGTCGAGCTGCTGA
- the pulA gene encoding pullulanase-type alpha-1,6-glucosidase: protein MIPRWPTPSRRRTARTARTAHAGRAAAVSAVTVTALTAALVQPLAAGAATPPAPPSDAKLAKTAARHDLTREQFYFVLPDRFANGDKANDEGGLTGSRLATGYDPTDKGFYQGGDLKGLTQRLDYIKGLGTTSIWLAPLFKNQPVQGEGENASAGYHGYWITDFTQVDPHFGTNRDLETLISKAHAKGMKVFFDVITNHTADVVDYEEKSYDYLSKGAFPYLTKDGKPFDDADHADAGEATGFPAVDGDSFPRTPVVPAAEKNVKVPAWLNDPTMYHNRGDSTWAGESATYGDFVGLDDLWTERPEVVEGMEKIYEKWVRDFDIDGFRIDTVKHVNTEFWTQWATALDAYAAKKGRDDFFMFGEVYSADTSVTSPYVTRGRLDSTLDFPFQDAARAYASQGGSAKRLASVFGDDYKYTTDKANAYEQVTFLGNHDMGRIGTFLKQDNPKATDAELFAKDRLANELMFLSRGNPVVYYGDEQGFTGAGGDKDARQTLFASKVADYLDDDQLGTDRTHADDAYDTRAPLYRQISALAKLRKANPALADGVQTERHAADGAGIYAFSRTDAKTGTEYVVAFNNAGEAKTAAFATGSAGMSFQGIYGTTAHVKSDADRKVTVTVPAGSAIVLKAAGKLAEPATEPSLTFKAPATGATGTVEIGADVDGGQLNRVVFAAQVGNGRWQTLGSADHAPYKVTQTIGEEVPAGTALRYKAVVIDRTGRTASATAASTTGTPPAPEVPTASSRDYAIVHYKRADGDYTDWRLYAWGDIAEGEETTWPNGHDFIGRDAYGAFAYVKLKPGASNVSYLVIDKDGDKDVSADRSIDVTKTGEIWVEQGKEAVLTERPAYPEQDKTKAVLHYHRADGNHDGWGLHVWSGAANPTDWSKPLEPVRTDAYGAVFEVPLTEGATSLSYIIHKGDEKDLPADQALDLKANGHEVWLLSGQEKYLLPQPAGSAAALDLTTSKAVWIDRNTLVWNGDDTAASTQLLSSRTGSIAVKDGALTSTDERWLRLTKSALTDAQKAKFPHLKAYTAWTVDPRDRDRVREALRGQLVASQRAASGAVLAATGVQIAGVLDDLYGEDAADADLGPTFRDGRPTLAVWAPTAQQVSLDLDGRRVAMKRNDTTGVWSVTGGKSWRNKAYRYVVKVWAPSVGKVVTNKVTDPYSVALTADSERSLVVDLGDTSLAPSGWSSYTKPKAVPLKDAQIQELHVRDFSIDDTTVPAKDKGTYLAFTDQGSDGSKHLRELAEAGTSYVHLLPVADIATIPERKSDQATVDCDLGSYAADSEKQQECVAKAAAKDGFNWGYDPYHYTVPEGSYATDPDGTRRTVEFRKMVKALNDDGLGVVLDVVYNHTPASGQADKSVLDKVVPGYYHRLLADGSVATSTCCANTAPENTMMGKLVVDSMVTWAKEYKVDGFRFDLMGHHPKANILAVRKALDGLTPAKDGVDGKKIILYGEGWNFGEVADDARFTQATQKNMAGTGIATFSDRARDAVRGGGPFDEDPGVQGFASGLYTDPNSSANNGTSAEQKARLLHYQDLIKVGLSGNLADYRFTDTGGTEVKGSEVDYNGVAAGYADAPGDALAYVDAHDNESLFDALAFKSPKSTSAVDRARMQVLAMATAALSQGPALSQTGTDLLRSKSLDRNSYDSGDWFNAIHWDCRDGNGFGRGLPIAADNQSKWPYAKPLLTSVGVGCEQIEGASAAYRDLLRIRTTEDVFSLDTAGQVQSTLSFPLSGTDETPGVITMELGDLVVVFNSTPENRNQTVEDLAGTAYALHPVQAAGADSTVKNASYEAESGTFVVPGRTVAVFARSDR, encoded by the coding sequence GTGATACCGAGATGGCCGACGCCGTCGAGGCGCCGCACCGCCCGTACCGCCCGCACCGCCCATGCCGGACGGGCCGCGGCGGTCAGCGCGGTCACCGTGACCGCACTGACCGCCGCCCTCGTCCAGCCCCTCGCGGCCGGGGCCGCGACTCCGCCCGCACCTCCGTCCGACGCGAAGCTGGCGAAGACCGCCGCCCGGCACGATCTGACCCGCGAGCAGTTCTACTTCGTCCTGCCGGATCGGTTCGCCAACGGTGACAAGGCGAACGACGAGGGCGGCCTCACAGGCTCGCGCCTCGCCACCGGCTACGACCCCACCGACAAGGGCTTCTACCAGGGCGGCGACCTCAAGGGTCTGACCCAGCGGCTCGACTACATCAAGGGCCTGGGGACCACCTCCATCTGGCTGGCGCCCCTCTTCAAGAACCAGCCCGTGCAGGGTGAGGGCGAGAACGCCTCCGCCGGCTACCACGGTTACTGGATCACTGACTTCACCCAGGTCGACCCGCACTTCGGCACCAACAGGGACCTGGAGACCCTGATCTCCAAGGCCCACGCCAAGGGCATGAAGGTCTTCTTCGACGTCATCACCAACCACACCGCCGATGTCGTCGACTATGAGGAGAAGTCCTACGACTACCTCTCCAAGGGCGCCTTCCCCTACCTGACCAAGGACGGCAAGCCCTTCGACGACGCCGACCACGCGGACGCCGGCGAGGCCACCGGCTTCCCGGCCGTCGACGGCGACTCCTTCCCGCGTACGCCCGTCGTCCCGGCCGCCGAGAAGAACGTCAAGGTCCCCGCCTGGCTCAATGACCCGACGATGTACCACAACCGGGGCGACTCCACCTGGGCCGGCGAGTCCGCCACCTACGGCGACTTCGTCGGGCTCGACGACCTGTGGACCGAGCGTCCCGAGGTCGTCGAGGGCATGGAGAAGATCTACGAGAAGTGGGTCAGGGACTTCGACATCGACGGCTTCCGGATCGACACCGTGAAGCACGTCAACACGGAGTTCTGGACCCAGTGGGCCACCGCGCTCGACGCCTACGCGGCGAAGAAGGGCCGCGACGACTTCTTCATGTTCGGCGAGGTCTACTCCGCCGACACGTCCGTGACCTCCCCGTACGTCACCCGGGGCCGCCTCGACTCCACGCTCGACTTCCCCTTCCAGGACGCGGCACGGGCGTACGCCTCGCAGGGCGGCAGCGCGAAGAGGCTGGCCTCGGTCTTCGGGGACGACTACAAGTACACGACCGACAAGGCCAACGCGTACGAGCAGGTCACCTTCCTCGGCAACCACGACATGGGCCGCATCGGGACCTTCCTCAAGCAGGACAACCCGAAGGCCACCGACGCCGAGCTGTTCGCCAAGGACAGACTCGCCAACGAGCTGATGTTCCTCAGCCGCGGCAACCCCGTCGTCTACTACGGCGACGAGCAGGGCTTCACCGGCGCGGGCGGCGACAAGGACGCCCGCCAGACGCTCTTCGCCTCGAAGGTCGCCGACTATCTGGACGACGACCAGCTGGGCACGGACCGCACCCACGCCGACGACGCCTACGACACGAGAGCACCGCTCTACCGGCAGATCAGTGCTCTCGCCAAGCTGCGCAAGGCCAACCCCGCCCTCGCCGACGGCGTCCAGACCGAGCGCCACGCGGCCGACGGGGCGGGCATCTACGCCTTCTCCCGGACGGATGCCAAGACCGGCACCGAGTACGTCGTCGCCTTCAACAACGCGGGCGAGGCGAAGACGGCGGCCTTCGCCACCGGGTCGGCCGGTATGAGCTTCCAGGGCATCTACGGGACGACCGCCCACGTGAAGAGCGACGCCGACCGGAAGGTCACCGTCACCGTTCCGGCCGGTTCCGCGATCGTCCTCAAAGCCGCCGGCAAGCTCGCCGAGCCCGCCACCGAGCCGTCCCTCACCTTCAAGGCCCCGGCCACCGGCGCCACCGGCACGGTCGAGATCGGCGCCGATGTCGACGGTGGGCAGCTCAACCGGGTCGTCTTCGCCGCCCAGGTCGGCAACGGCAGGTGGCAGACGCTGGGCTCCGCCGACCACGCCCCGTACAAGGTCACCCAGACCATCGGGGAGGAGGTTCCGGCGGGAACCGCCTTGCGGTACAAGGCAGTGGTGATCGACCGGACCGGACGTACGGCGAGCGCCACGGCGGCCTCCACCACCGGCACCCCACCCGCACCCGAGGTTCCCACCGCCTCCTCGCGCGACTACGCGATCGTCCACTACAAGCGCGCGGACGGCGACTACACCGACTGGCGGCTGTACGCCTGGGGCGACATCGCCGAGGGGGAGGAGACCACCTGGCCGAACGGCCATGACTTCATCGGCCGGGACGCGTACGGGGCCTTCGCGTACGTCAAGCTCAAGCCCGGGGCCTCGAACGTCAGCTACCTCGTCATCGACAAGGACGGCGACAAGGACGTCTCGGCCGACCGTTCGATCGACGTCACCAAGACGGGCGAGATCTGGGTCGAGCAGGGCAAGGAAGCCGTCCTCACGGAACGGCCGGCGTATCCCGAGCAGGACAAGACCAAGGCCGTCCTCCACTACCACCGCGCCGACGGGAACCACGACGGCTGGGGCCTGCACGTCTGGTCCGGCGCCGCGAACCCCACGGACTGGTCGAAGCCGCTGGAGCCGGTGAGGACGGACGCCTATGGCGCGGTCTTCGAGGTGCCGCTCACCGAGGGCGCCACCAGCCTCAGTTACATCATCCACAAGGGCGACGAGAAGGATCTCCCCGCCGACCAGGCGCTGGACCTCAAGGCCAACGGCCATGAGGTGTGGCTGTTGAGCGGCCAGGAGAAGTACCTCCTCCCGCAGCCGGCCGGTTCCGCCGCCGCCCTCGACCTCACCACCTCCAAGGCGGTCTGGATCGACCGGAACACCCTCGTCTGGAACGGCGACGACACCGCCGCCTCCACCCAGCTGCTCTCCTCCCGCACCGGCTCGATCGCCGTGAAGGACGGCGCGCTGACCAGCACCGACGAGCGCTGGCTCCGCCTCACCAAGTCGGCCCTCACCGACGCCCAGAAGGCGAAGTTCCCGCATCTGAAGGCGTACACCGCCTGGACCGTCGACCCGCGCGACCGCGACCGGGTCCGCGAGGCACTGCGCGGCCAGCTCGTCGCCTCCCAGCGCGCGGCGAGCGGGGCGGTGCTCGCGGCGACGGGTGTGCAGATCGCCGGTGTGCTCGACGATCTGTACGGCGAGGACGCGGCGGACGCGGACCTCGGCCCGACCTTCCGCGACGGCCGTCCCACACTCGCCGTCTGGGCGCCCACCGCCCAGCAGGTCTCCCTCGACCTCGACGGCCGCCGTGTCGCCATGAAGCGGAACGACACCACCGGCGTCTGGTCCGTCACCGGTGGGAAGTCCTGGCGGAACAAGGCCTACCGGTACGTCGTGAAGGTGTGGGCGCCGAGCGTCGGCAAGGTCGTCACCAACAAGGTCACCGACCCGTACTCCGTCGCTCTGACCGCCGACTCCGAGCGCAGCCTGGTCGTCGACCTGGGGGACACGTCCCTGGCGCCGAGCGGCTGGTCGTCGTACACCAAGCCCAAGGCCGTGCCGCTCAAGGACGCGCAGATCCAGGAGTTGCACGTCCGGGACTTCTCGATCGACGACACGACCGTGCCGGCGAAGGACAAGGGCACGTACCTCGCCTTCACCGACCAGGGGAGCGACGGCTCGAAGCATCTGCGGGAGCTGGCGGAAGCGGGGACGTCGTACGTGCATCTCCTCCCCGTCGCCGACATCGCCACCATCCCCGAGAGGAAGTCGGACCAGGCGACCGTCGACTGCGACCTGGGCTCGTACGCCGCCGACTCCGAGAAGCAGCAGGAGTGCGTGGCCAAGGCCGCGGCGAAGGACGGGTTCAACTGGGGGTACGACCCCTACCACTACACGGTTCCGGAGGGTTCGTACGCGACCGATCCGGACGGGACGCGGCGGACGGTCGAGTTCCGGAAAATGGTGAAGGCGCTCAACGACGACGGTCTCGGAGTCGTGCTGGACGTGGTCTACAACCACACCCCGGCGAGCGGTCAGGCCGACAAGAGCGTCCTCGACAAGGTGGTCCCCGGCTACTACCACCGGCTCCTCGCCGATGGTTCGGTCGCCACCTCCACCTGCTGCGCCAACACCGCGCCCGAGAACACCATGATGGGCAAGCTGGTCGTCGATTCCATGGTCACCTGGGCCAAGGAGTACAAGGTCGACGGGTTCCGCTTCGACCTCATGGGGCACCACCCGAAGGCCAACATCCTGGCGGTACGGAAGGCCCTCGACGGACTGACCCCCGCCAAGGACGGCGTCGACGGGAAGAAGATCATCCTGTACGGGGAGGGCTGGAACTTCGGCGAGGTCGCCGACGACGCGCGCTTCACGCAGGCCACACAGAAGAACATGGCCGGGACGGGCATCGCGACCTTCTCCGACCGGGCCCGTGACGCCGTACGCGGCGGCGGTCCGTTCGACGAGGACCCGGGTGTCCAGGGCTTCGCGTCCGGTCTGTACACCGACCCCAACTCGTCGGCGAACAACGGCACTTCGGCCGAGCAGAAGGCCCGCCTGCTGCACTACCAGGACCTCATCAAGGTCGGCCTGAGCGGCAACCTCGCCGACTACCGGTTCACCGACACGGGCGGCACGGAGGTCAAGGGCTCCGAGGTCGACTACAACGGGGTCGCCGCCGGATACGCGGACGCCCCCGGCGACGCCCTCGCCTACGTCGACGCCCACGACAACGAGTCCCTGTTCGACGCGCTGGCCTTCAAGTCGCCGAAGTCGACGAGCGCGGTCGACCGGGCCCGTATGCAGGTCCTCGCCATGGCGACGGCCGCTCTCTCGCAGGGCCCGGCCCTCTCCCAGACGGGCACCGACCTGCTGCGCTCCAAGTCCCTCGACCGGAACTCGTACGACAGCGGCGACTGGTTCAACGCGATCCACTGGGACTGCCGGGACGGCAACGGCTTCGGGCGCGGACTGCCGATCGCGGCCGACAACCAGTCCAAGTGGCCCTACGCCAAGCCGTTGTTGACCTCGGTCGGGGTCGGATGTGAGCAGATCGAGGGGGCCTCGGCGGCGTACCGGGATCTGTTGAGGATCCGTACGACGGAGGACGTGTTCTCCCTCGACACGGCCGGGCAGGTGCAGTCGACACTGTCCTTCCCGCTGTCCGGGACGGACGAGACGCCCGGTGTGATCACCATGGAGCTCGGCGACCTGGTCGTCGTCTTCAACTCCACCCCCGAGAACCGGAACCAGACGGTGGAGGACCTGGCCGGGA